In Candidatus Bathyarchaeia archaeon, a genomic segment contains:
- a CDS encoding helix-turn-helix domain-containing protein, translating to MSLAIRRRRKTVSERAAMNRVSRNHSACPAIESITKVGNELRLAVVSSLIQGPLRFSGILDVAVGLDPKSLSRVLKYLASEDIIRREVLGTQPVAVQYSLTEKGRQLEPVVEALRVWGERWITPPQEIVASSPARLSH from the coding sequence ATGTCACTGGCTATCAGAAGAAGACGGAAGACTGTAAGCGAGAGAGCAGCGATGAATCGCGTGTCCAGAAATCATAGTGCTTGTCCGGCAATTGAATCAATTACGAAGGTGGGAAACGAATTGCGGCTGGCCGTAGTCAGCTCGCTGATCCAGGGGCCCTTGAGATTCAGTGGAATACTCGATGTCGCTGTGGGCCTCGATCCAAAGAGTCTTTCCCGCGTCCTGAAATATCTCGCGTCAGAAGACATTATTCGTAGAGAGGTTTTGGGTACTCAGCCAGTTGCTGTGCAGTATTCTCTTACAGAGAAAGGTAGGCAATTGGAGCCCGTTGTAGAAGCGCTTAGGGTGTGGGGAGAGAGATGGATAACGCCGCCACAAGAGATCGTTGCGAGTAGCCCAGCGAGACTCTCTCACTAG